From Rhododendron vialii isolate Sample 1 chromosome 10a, ASM3025357v1, the proteins below share one genomic window:
- the LOC131302992 gene encoding uncharacterized protein LOC131302992, translating into MNEDDLMNGDDPKGKMKMEIPVEEPMVEKPKAKRVHKPLERTVEEAIVEPPPRTLPQKQIPFKRTYKEVVTKSPPKQATVPKKQPLLERTLKEAKIQPPPRQVTLLQKTALEPRKQDSGGKLKLNPQAKVFVPR; encoded by the coding sequence ATGAATGAAGATGACCTCATGAATGGAGATGATCCCAAGGGGAAGATGAAGATGGAGATCCCAGTGGAAGAGCCTATGGTCGAAAAACCTAAGGCTAAAAGAGTGCACAAGCCCTTGGAAAGGACTGTGGAAGAGGCTATCGTTGAGCCTCCTCCAAGGACTTTACCCCAGAAGCAAATCCCGTTCAAAAGGACGTACAAGGAGGTCGTTACCAAATCACCTCCAAAGCAGGCAACGGTACCCAAGAAACAACCTCTCCTGGAAAGAACTCTTAAGGAGGCTAAGATTCAGCCTCCACCAAGACAAGTTACTTTGCTCCAGAAGACAGCCCTCGAACCTAGAAAGCaggactcggggggcaagtTGAAGTTGAATCCACAGGCTAAGGTATTTGTGCCTAGATAG